The genome window GTTGTCGCCGTCGATGAGGAGGACGTTCTCGATCGGGGACCGGGGCATCGTGTAAGCCGCGGGCTCGGCGTAAGGCGTGGTGTCAAGGACGGGGGCGGCGTCGTCCGTCCCGAGAGGGGCGGTCGTGGAGAGGTCTTCGGCGGTCGAATCGTGTGGGGTAGTCATTGTTTTGTGGTCCGAGTATAGCAATTACCCCCCGGGGCTAGCGGAAGGCGTTCCACGAGGCGAAAAAGAGGTCCGCGTCCGGCGGGAAGCCGTTGAAGCGGGGCGCCCAGCCGAGGAGGCGGCCGGCCTTGGAGGCGTCCACGCGCTGGTCGAGGGCGAGGCCGTGCGCCATGCCCCCGTAGGCCTTCTCCGCCTCTGGAAAGGACAGGGCTTTCACTGTGCCCCCGGCGCCGGCGGCGCGGGAGGCGGCCTCGGCCATCTCCCGGACGGTGAAGCGAGAGGCGTCCACGGCGTTGAGGAGCTCTCCCGCGAGCCCCCCCTCGGCCGCGCGGACGTACACGTCCGCGAGGTCCTGGACGTGCACGACCGCCCAACGGTTGGCGCCGTCGCCGACGATGGGCGCGGCCTTCCGCTCGACCGCGCCCTGGAACCACAGGCCGGTCAGCCCCCCCGTCCCGCCGTACACGCAGCCGGGGCGGATGACGAGGCCTTTGGCGGCGAGGACGAGCTTCTCGTGCTCCGAGCGCCACGGCATCAGCGGCGCTCCGGCCGAGGACTCGACGAACGGCCCGCCGGGGCCGTACTGCCAGACGCCGGAGGTGTAGAGGACCCTGCCGCCGATCCCCAGGAGCGCGTCGACGGTTTTCCGGTCGAGCGCCTCGTACTCCGCGCTGTACTCGACCGCGCAGTGCACGAGGATCTCCGAACTCCAGGCCGCGCGCTCCCACGCTCTCGCGTCGCGCATGTCGCCGATCACCGGCTCGATCTCGGCGGCGGCGAGCGACTTCGCCTTCGCCGTCGAGCGCGTGAGCCCCGAGACGCGGTGGCCGCGGCGGCGCAGGGCCTCGGCGACCGCGCGGCCGATGTAGCCCGTGGCGCCGGTGACGAAGATCCTCATCGGGGCGTGGGTCTCTTCACGCGCATCGGCGCGAACTGATGCGCGATCCAGTCGTACAGAAAGTCCGGGATCGCGGGCAGGATGTACTTGCTCGCGTACGAGAGCTGCCACGGGAAGTGCACGACGCGGCGCTTCGCGTCGATCCCGCGCAGCATCGCGGCGACGCCGTCGGGCGTCTCCATGATGAAGGGCATCGTTCCCGGGGCGTTGCGGTCGGTCATCTCGCTGCGCACGAAGCCGGGGCAGACGGTCACGATGGAGACGCCGGTGCCGATCATGTCGACCCGGGCCGACTCGAGGAGCGTGATCAGCGCGGCCTTGCTGGCGGAGTAGGGGCCCGACTTGGGCAGGCCGCGGAAGCCCGCGAGCGACGCGACGCCGGCGATGATCCCGGACTTCTGGGCGAGCATGTCCGGTATGACCGCCTCCATCCAGTGGCAGACGCCGAAGACGTTCGCGTCGAAGGTCCACTGCACGGACTCGGCCTTGAACTCCTTGGCGCTCATCATGTCGCCGACGCCGGCGTTGAGCACGGCATAGTCGAGGCCCCCCCACGCGGCCTTGACGGCGGCGTAGTGGGCCTTCACGTCGGCGGGCTCGGTGACCGAGCCGCACAGGACCAACGGCTCGCCGCCCGCCGCCTTCACCAGGCGCGCCGTCTCCTCCAGGTGCTCCTTGCGGCGGCCGCTGACGGCCACGCGCCAGCCGCGGCGACCGAGCTGGACGGCGGCCTCGCGTCCGAGGCCGGAGGTCGCCCCGGTGACGAGCGCGCGGGTCACGCGGCGGCCGTCTCGGGCCGGACGAGCGCCAGCAGGTCCTTGGCCCGGACATGGAGGTCGAGCGCCTCGATCTCGGCGGGATGCAGCGCCAGGCGCCGCTCGAGGCAGGCGATGAGCTGCTCGATCTTGCGCAGGGAGCGCGGATGGCGGCGCGCCTGCGTGATGAACGCCGCGTACTCGGCGGGAGAGGCCTCCTTCAGCATGTAGCGCCAGTTCGTCGCGTCGGAGAAGGTCAGCGCGTCCGCGGAGACCACCGCGTCGATCTGCGCGCGGTGGGCGTCCGGCTCGAGGAAGGTCCCGAACAGGCGGTCCATCAGCGGGTGCACGATGGTGAAGTTCATCGCCTGGTCCCAATGGTGGAGCAGATGGATGTCGGCGAGGCGCTTGAAGTACGCGCGGTCCTTCCACGGGTGCCGGACGAGGTGGAAGCGGGAGTGGGTCTCGTCGACGAGGAACTTCGCGTACACCGCGACGCCGGCGACGAAGGCGAGGGTGCCGACGTTGGCGCCGTGCGTCCACAGCGCGAGGCAGGCCGCGATCCAGCCCGGGACGACCCAGGACAGGGCCAGCCCCGTCTCGGAGGCGACGTACCCGGTGTCGCGCTTGTAATGATCGCCGATCGGGTAGATCACCATGTGGTGGAGCCAGTGGTACATCTGGTTGCGCCGCACGGTGGCGGACTTCCGCGTCAGCCAGCCGACGTGCTGGAAGAAGCGGTGGTAGGCGTAGCCGAAGGACTCGACGAGCAGCACGCCGCGCAGGAACATGACGATAGGCTTGGCCCAGGGCGGGAGCAACCTCGCGGAGAACGGCTCGGCCCAGGCGAAGGCGATCAGCGCGACGACGCCCGCCGCGGTCCAGATCTCCAGAAGGCGCTTGCGCAGGGAGGCGTCCGGGCGGCGCAGGAGGGCCGCCCACAGCTCGGCGTCGAGGGTGTTGGTCATGGCTTCGAGAGTACCAAATCGGGCGCCGCCGCTTCGATAGCCGCCGCGTGAATTCCGGGTGACGCGGCCCTGGCGTTCGACGGGCGCCCGGTGTATGATAGTGAGGAGCTGGGCCATAAGGCCCAGGCGCGAGCGGCGGATCCGGCCTCATAATCGCTATAATAAAAGTAGGAGACTCCCGATTATGCGCAACGCCTTGATTCGGCTCGCGCCGTGCGCCGTTTTCCTGTCCGCCCTCGCGTCCGCCCAGGTCGTCGAGAAGCCCGTCTCCGGAGGCACCAACACCGGCTCCGCGGCCGCGGTCCCCGGCACGGGCGCCAACAACCCCTCCGGCACCCTCGGCGGCGCGAACGCGACCGGCCTGGGTCTCCAGCCCGGCCTCGGCCTTCAGGCCCCCTCCCCCGTCCTCAATAACGGCGCCGCGGCGCCCGCGCAGATCAACCCCGTCTCCGCCGTTCCCGTCGCCGGCGCCGCGCTGCCGATCCGGACGGTCGGCTCCCCGGTGAAGACGGCCGCGCAGCCGGTCGTCACCAAGGCGGTCCCGGTCGCGCAGCCCGGTGCGGCGCTGCGGACCCCTGGGTCGGTGAAGGCGGACGCCCCCGGCGCGAAGGACGCTCCGCCAAGCGCCTCCTCGACGCTCGACGCCACGGCCCGCGGGATCACGCAGGGCGCCAAGGCGGAGGCCGCGGGCGGCGACGGGCTGTCCGTGCGCCAGGCCCTCGACCGCGCCTACGACTCGTCCACCCGCGGCGGCGACGTCGCCGGCGGCGCGGGCGTGGCCGGGAAGTTCTCGAGCGCGCGCGAGAAGGTGGCGGGCCTCGTCGGCGTCGCCAACAACTCGGCCCCGGCCGACGCTCCCGGGCTCTACGCCTCGGCCGTCAAGACCGCCGCGGAGACCTTGCCGTCCGCCGCCGCCGCCGCCGTGACCAAGGCCGTCCTCTCCTTCGCCGCGCGCAAGGCCGACATGTCCCTCACCGACCTCGCCCAAGCCGCCTATACCGCCGCCGCCGACGGCCAGGCGACGGAGGCCCGCCGCCTCGTGAAGTCCCTCGACAAATGGGAGGAACTGCTCGGCGCCCCGGGCCGCCCGCTCATCTCCAACGGCGACCGCCTCAAGGCGGGCGTCGAGAACGCCCTCGCCGAGTCCAAAGCCGGCGCGAAGTCCTCCGCGCCCCGGGTCTGGGTCGTCAAGCGCGGCGGCTCCTACGTGGCCGCTTTGCCCGGCACGACGGTCGAGAAGGTCCCCGGCCTGGCCGCGTCGTTCGCGCTCAAGCTCGAGAAGCTCTCCCTGTCCCCGATGTCCGACGCGTACCGCGCGTTCGCCGCCAAGCCCGGCGTGCGCGCCGC of Elusimicrobiota bacterium contains these proteins:
- a CDS encoding NAD-dependent epimerase/dehydratase family protein; this encodes MRIFVTGATGYIGRAVAEALRRRGHRVSGLTRSTAKAKSLAAAEIEPVIGDMRDARAWERAAWSSEILVHCAVEYSAEYEALDRKTVDALLGIGGRVLYTSGVWQYGPGGPFVESSAGAPLMPWRSEHEKLVLAAKGLVIRPGCVYGGTGGLTGLWFQGAVERKAAPIVGDGANRWAVVHVQDLADVYVRAAEGGLAGELLNAVDASRFTVREMAEAASRAAGAGGTVKALSFPEAEKAYGGMAHGLALDQRVDASKAGRLLGWAPRFNGFPPDADLFFASWNAFR
- a CDS encoding sterol desaturase family protein is translated as MTNTLDAELWAALLRRPDASLRKRLLEIWTAAGVVALIAFAWAEPFSARLLPPWAKPIVMFLRGVLLVESFGYAYHRFFQHVGWLTRKSATVRRNQMYHWLHHMVIYPIGDHYKRDTGYVASETGLALSWVVPGWIAACLALWTHGANVGTLAFVAGVAVYAKFLVDETHSRFHLVRHPWKDRAYFKRLADIHLLHHWDQAMNFTIVHPLMDRLFGTFLEPDAHRAQIDAVVSADALTFSDATNWRYMLKEASPAEYAAFITQARRHPRSLRKIEQLIACLERRLALHPAEIEALDLHVRAKDLLALVRPETAAA
- a CDS encoding SDR family NAD(P)-dependent oxidoreductase, yielding MTRALVTGATSGLGREAAVQLGRRGWRVAVSGRRKEHLEETARLVKAAGGEPLVLCGSVTEPADVKAHYAAVKAAWGGLDYAVLNAGVGDMMSAKEFKAESVQWTFDANVFGVCHWMEAVIPDMLAQKSGIIAGVASLAGFRGLPKSGPYSASKAALITLLESARVDMIGTGVSIVTVCPGFVRSEMTDRNAPGTMPFIMETPDGVAAMLRGIDAKRRVVHFPWQLSYASKYILPAIPDFLYDWIAHQFAPMRVKRPTPR